The nucleotide sequence TACAATTCTCAAAGTATCAATTATGGCGAGCAAAAAGAAGATTTTTCATATATGATCAACTTCTCTCATACGGATGAAAAAAGAGAGACCATAGATAATGGGACTTCTACCCCTCTTAAGAGAGATTTTGAACGTACACAACTTTTTTCTTATGTTAAAACAGAAGATCAAATTCTTCATTTACAGGTCATGAAAAAAAATACAGACAGTCTTGCGGGCATGAGTTGGGATGCTACACCTTTAGTCTCACAAATTGACTATCTGAATTTACATTTGGATTACGGAATTGATTTAAGTGAGCATTGGCGTACACAGCTTGCCTATGATTGGCTCAAAACTGATATGCTGCAAGAGGATGAGTATAGGGGCACCCCTTTTACCCAATATTACGGGGAATTAGCTTGGACAGATGCTTTGGGCTCAAATATTTTTGATGGTGAGTACAAAAACAGTACTTATACAGCTGAACTAACGTATAAAGAAACGATAGAAGACCACCGTATCACAGCGGGAGTAAAAGGAAGATACAAGAAGCTTGACTCTTTTGAAAGAGATGGACAAGATGCGCTTGTCACTCCTTTTACTACAGAGACGATCGCTACTATTTTTTTCCAGGATCAATATGCATTAAGTGCTCAACAATTGTTAACTCTTGGCATATCTTATAATCACATATCACGAAATGGAGACGTAGAAGATGACTCTCTCTTGCAACTGCGTTTAGGATACCTTTATGCCAATGATCATTGGAGTTATAAAACATATCTTTATCGTACCCAGTTTGCGTTAGAACCTCTTACACGTTATTTAGATTATACAAATTCTAAGGATGTGGCACTGCAGACTACAATAGGTGTGACTCAAGAGCTTGCATATAGTGATCAAAATTATCGTCTAAGATTGATGTTGCTTTTAATGCAGGATGAGGATGGTCTTTTAGAAAATAACATAGCAGGAGCAGAAGGAAATACAAAATATTTCTTTACCGTTTTCAATTATGATTATAATTTTGATATAAATAATAAAGTAAATTTACAACTTTATTATGCAGACTATAAAGACATTTTTGATTTAGATAAGCTTGAAGACGTAAGTGGATATCTTAGTTTTACAAATAGCTATGAAAATTTTGACTTTTACAATGGTGTAGTATGGCATTTAAACAACCTTGATTGGACAAATTATTTTGATCTAACAAGCTCCATTTCTTGGAATTTCAATGAAGACCTGACGTTGACATTAAAGGGACAAAATCTCTTAGATAAAGCTAAAAAAACAAATCTGTTTAGGACAGATCCTGCAACTGGCAGTATCTTAAGTCCTTTGAAAATTTCTCCTATAGATCAACGTATCACTATTGAGTTGGAATATTTGTTTTGAAAAAAATTCTCTTACTTCTCATTCTTGGCTATGGGCAACTTTTTGCGCTAGATAGTGAGAGTACACTTAAAATGTATCATGGTATTTTTACTGCATTGTCTTCAAAAATACCCATCACTGTATATATAAAGGATAAAGAGTACAGAGATGTATTTATCCATTCTAAAAAAATTGTATTATCTAATACAGTTCAGGGATCAGATATTGCTTTAGTGACAGATGAGAGAACGTTAAAGGATATTTTGTATACTAAAAATAGAAACTTTGCTAAAAAACCGATTATTTTTGTAACAAATTATCATTTTTTAAAGATGTCCGAGAAAATCGTTGGGGCATTTTATTGGCGGAAAGGACGCTCACAGTTGTTATTCATTAAGAATAGATTGAGACAATATAATATTACTTTACCTAAAGAGTATCAAAATTTTATGATTGATGAATTATGAGAAAACAGTATTTTGATAAATTTATTTTTTTCTTGATGGCTCTACTCATCATATTTGCTGTATTTTTACAGATCACAACAGTTCAAAGTACAGAGAAACTTAAAAAAGAAGAGATAGATAAAGCAGAACAATACGCATCCAAAATCGCTAAACTTATACTACGACAAACAGACAGTAATATAGAACCAATACTTACAAATAATCCTAAATTTAGAGATTATCTCAACGAATCCCTTCAAGCCTTTTTAACCAAACAGTATCAATATATCTTTGTACTGAAAAAAGATGTAAAAGGAAATTACCGTTTTTTACTCGATGGATCAGAAGAAGAACCTGAAGAGTATAAGACGATTTTTTTCCCTAAAAGTGAACTGTATGACAAGGTATATACAACGCAGAATATGCAAATTATTGAGCAGCATGAAGGGGTTGAACAGATTTGGTTGTCACTGGTTTACCCTATTGTGAGTGAAAATGAAACGCAAGCACTTTTAGTTTTGGACCTTTCAAAATCTTATGGCGAACATCTCAATAAATTTAACTCTCCACTGATGACCGTTGTATGGATGATGCAGATTTTTTTACTTCTCAGTATGTTTTTACTGGTTTTCCTGGCATATAGATATTATAAAATTCGTAAAGAGCTTATTATAGATGATTTGACCTCTGTCTATAAAAAGCAATACCTGCAAGAGTTTTTTGAAAAAAATCGATTGGATGACTACAATGTAATGTTGCTAGACATAGATGAATTTAAAAGGGTCAATCAAAAATTTGGTTATCAATTTGGTGATATTATTCTTACAGAGTTTACAAAAACACTTTTATCTACCTTGTCCCCTGGTGCAATACTTGTACGTACAGGAGGAGCAGAGTTTCTGGTTGTCTCCCCAAAATCAGAGGCTACAGTAGAAAAACAAGCACAAAAAACATTTGATAAGTTAAAAGAAAAAAAATATCTTATAGGTAATGACATACAGTATTTGACCGTTTCAATGAGTGCCATGAGTATTCCAGAAAAAAGTACGTCTGTGCAAAACATTGAAAGGTTGTTGGACGAAAAACTTTTAGAAGTAAAAAGTAACGGTAAAAATGCTTTGGCAATCTTATCCAAAGAAGAACTTAGTGGTATAAATTATAGCAATGTAGATTATATAAAAGAAGCTTTAGAAGAAGAACGATTAATATGTCTTTACCAGCCTATCTATGAAACACAGACAAAAAAAATTAAGAAATATGAAGCTTTAGTGAGACTTATTGATAAAGAGGACCCAAAAAAGCTCATTATACCTTTACATTTTATGAAATTGGTAAAAGGGACAAGTCAATATATCAAAATGAGTAAGTTGGTTTTCCGAGACGTATTTCAAACCTTGAAGAGATATGAGGATGTGGAAATAAGTGTGAATGTAGATCTAGATGATTTAGACAATGCAGATATGATGAACCTTATTACACATAATTTATATGAACATAGAACTATAGCAAATAGGTTGACTTTCGAAATTTTGGAAGATCATGAGGTGAAAGATCATGGAAAAGTTATGTTTCATTTACAACAGTTAAAGGCATTTGGTTCGAAAATAGCACTGGATGATTTTGGAAGTGGATATGCAAGTTATAGTTATTTGATAAAGTTGAATATAGATATTTTAAAAATTGATGGAAGTATTATCAAAGAATTAGAACATAGACCCGATCATGCTAAAACTGTCATTAGCTCCATTCGGGGATTAGCTGAATCTTTTCAATATGATCTGGTTGCCGAATTTGTTGCAGATGAATATATCTACAACATCATCAAAGACCTGGGTATTCAATATGCTCAAGGATATTATTTAGGAGAACCAAAACCTATTGAATGGTATATGGATAAAAACCACTAAGAGTTTACACTTATTAAAACTATTTTGCTATAATTATTGACTTTTTATAATACTAAAATAGGATACAACCGTGAGTAGCATCTATTGTTACTCACTGTACATAAGGACCGGTATACGTGCTAAGTGCTGTTGAGAGAAAAATAGAACAATTTATAGCTGACCTGAATGATAAAGAGATAAGTGGACTTTATGCTCAACTGCCTGATGGTAAAAGACTGCGTGCAAAGCTCATTTTGAAAATTGCGGGTAATAGTCTTTCTGTGGTGAAGACAGCTGCTGTCGTTGAGATGATACATGCTGCAAGTCTTTTACACGATGATGTGATAGATGATGCCTATACCAGACGTTCAAAACCTTCTCTCAATGCACTCTATGGCAATAAAACAGCCATCATGTTGGGTGATGTCCTTTACTCCAAAGGTTTCTTGGAGTTAAACAACATCAGTCCGGATGTGGCCAAGATGGTCTCCAATGCTGTTGTACAACTCAGTCTTGGAGAACTGAAAGATGTTTCACTTTCCAAAACATTTAACTTGGACAAAGATGTTTATATTGATATGATCTACCAGAAAACGGCTTCTCTGATGGAAGCCAGTGCGGGTGCTGCCGCTTTGTTGGCCGGTAAGTCCAAAGAAGCCTATATGACCTACGGTAGAAACCTGGGTATAGCCTTTCAAATGATAGATGATCTGCTTGATATCACATCAGACAGTGCCACCTTGGGTAAACCCGCATTGCATGATTTTGAAGAGGGTAAGACCACACTGCCATATATCTATCTGTATGAACTGCTGGAGAGTGATGAAAAAGAGAAACTCAGAGCACTGCATGCAAAAAAGCTCTCTGCAGACGAACAGCATTGGATCAAAATGAAAATGCAGGAACACCGGGTGATACAAAAAAGTTATCAGGAAGCCAAAACACTGATAGAAGAAGCGATCACACTGATGAATGAGAAAGGTGAAGATGCACTCTCAAATATCGCTATGCAGATGATAGAAAGGGATTTTTAATGTATTACCAAGTGATGAGTTTTTCTCATAAGAACTGTGATCAGGGTATGCGAGAAAAGTTGGCATTTGCCAATGATGAAGAAAAAATTGCAATGCTCAATCAATTGGTCGAATTTGAGTTTATCCATGAAGCATTTATCGTGTCTACCTGTAACCGTGTTGAGATCGTATTGGCAACACGTGACAATTTTTCAAGTTATCACACGATCCTGGGACTGATGAGTCAAAAGAGTGAATTGAACTTTTATGAGATCAAATCCTCAGGTGTACGTTATGATGATGAAGAGGCAGTACAGCATATTTTTTCTGTGGTCTCTTCACTGGACTCTTTGGTCATAGGTGAATCTCAGATCACAGGACAGGTGAAAGAGGCATTTATGCTCTCGCATCAAAATGGTACGGCCGGGCGCAAACTCAATCGTATCATCTCTTATGCAGTGAAGTGTGCGGCAGAAGTACGCAATGCAACGAATATTTCCCACAACCCTATTTCGATCGCATCAGTTGCTGTGGCACAGGCACACAAAATTCTGGGTGACAGTATGGCTGGTACGACAGCTATGGTAGTCGGTGCCGGTGAAATGGGTGTATTGGCCACGAAACATCTACTGAGAGCAGGTTGTGATGTGGTGATGCTGGGAAGAGACCAGGAGAAGATCGAAGCGCTGGCAGAGACCCTGGGTGAAAATGTCAAAGCAGCCACTATGGAAAAACTTCCAAAGTATCTGAACCGTTACCGTCTGCTTTTTACCGCCACTTCAGCCAGAGAACCGATCATTACGCAGGACCTTATAGAGAATGATACTTTACCAAGACTCTGGTTTGACATGGCAATTCCCAGAGATATCGAAGATATGGCGTTGGAGAAATTGCAACTGTTCCGTATCGATGACCTTCGTACCATCTCTCAAGACAATCATGCATTACGTGAAGAACAGGCAGTAAGAGCAGCTGAGATCGTAGAGAGATATAAAGAAGAGTTTTATGCATGGCTCAGAGCACTTTCTATTGAACCGGTGATCAAAGAGATGAGAGAACAGGTGAATGATGCCATAGATGCTGAAATGAAAAGGGCCCTAAAAAAAGGTTTTGTACCGGCAGAAGCCGAAGCAAATATGCGTAAAATGGCAGAGCAGATGTTCAAACGTTTCTTACATGAACCCACACAGAACCTGAGACACTCTTCAACAGAGAAGAAAAATGCGAACTGCATAGAATCGATCAAAAAAATGTTCAATATAGATACCGACAACATTGATCTTAAACAGTATAAAAACGACCATCATACAAAAGGATACAACGCGTGAGATTTTCAAGATTATTAATCCCTACAACCAAAGAGACACCCAATGACGCAACACTGGCGAGTCATATCTATCTTATCAGAGGCGGGTTTATACAGTCAGTAGGGGGAAGCGGACTTTACAATTTTCTGCCCTTAGGCAAAAAGATACTGGATAAAGTACATGCCGTGGTGAAAGAAGAGTTAGATAAAGCAGGGTGTCAAGAGGTGAGTCTCTCTTTTGTGACACCTGCGGCACTTTGGGAAGAGAGCGGCCGTTTAGAGAAGTATGGTAAAGAGCTCTTACGTTTCAAAGACCGTAAGGAGAATGACTTCATTTTAGGACCGACCCATGAAGAGATGATGGTGAACCTGGTGAGACAGACAGTGAAAAGTTATAAGCAGCTTCCTTTGAATGTCTATCAGATCAACCTCAAGTTCCGTGATGAGATACGACCACGATTCGGTCTGATGCGCGGACGTGAATTTTTAATGAAAGATGCCTATAGTTTTCATACCTCTACAGAAGATATGCAAAGAGAGTTTGCCTTGATGGAAGAGACCTATAAGAAAATATTCACACGTCTTGGGCTGGAGTTCAGGGTTGTAGATGCGGACTCCGGTGCGATCGGTGGATCTGGAAGTAAAGAGTTTATGGTACTGGCTGATTCCGGTGAAGATACGATCGTGGTATGTAACGACTGTGACTACGGTGCCAACATAGAAGCTGCTGTAGCAAAACCGAAAGTCTATGATGCTTCAACAGAGATCAAAATTATCGCAATGAAAGCACTCTATGATGAAGGTGTCAGTAAAGTCGTTCATTTTGCTCTACCTGCATCTGTAGAACTTCAGGATGTGAAAGCATGCAATGCAGTCAATGCCAACGATCTTGTAGAGTATGAAGAGACAGCAGCGATAGAAACACTGGTTGTGGACGCTGCATTGGAAGGGGTTGATGACCTTACGGCAGCAGAGAAATGTTATGCTGATATCTCCGCGGTGCAAGAGGGTGATGCTTGTGCCTGTTGTGGTGGGTCATTGCGTTATACCAAAGGTATCGAAGCAGGGCACATCTTCCAACTGGGTACACGATATTCTGAACCCTTAGCGGCAAACTTCTTAGATGAGAACGGAAAGTCGCAGCCTATGGTCATGGGAACCTATGGTATCGGTGTGAGTCGTCTGCTTGCGGCCATCATCGAGCAGAACCATGATGAAAAAGGGTGTATCTGGACGAAAGAGTCTGCACCGTTCGATCTGCAGATCATCGTCTCCAATATCAAAGATGAAGAACAGGTCGCTTTGGGTGAGCAACTCTATGAAGCGATGTTGGCCAAAGGTGTGGATGTACTGCTTGATGACAGAAAAGACAGATTCGGTGCGAAGATAAAAGATTATGAACTTATCGGTGTACCTCATGCAGTGATCATAGGAAAGAAACTGGCAGAGGATACAGTAGAGTTTATGACCAGAGACGGTATGGTCAAAGAGGAAGTCTCTGTAGATTACATAGTCGATTTTCTGGCTGAAAGATTTTAATATGATATTTCTGATCATTCCTTTTGCTCTCATCGAATTGTACCTTTCGCTAAAGACCGGAGAGACTATAGGTTTTTTTTGGTCAGTGGTATGGATCGTACTTAGTTTTGCTCTGGGCATGATGCTTTTACAAAAATCTTCACAAACGATGATGGGCAATATGCAGTCAATGAGACAGGGAAAACTTGACTTGAGAAGATTTCAAAATGCAAGTATGTCCTACTTCATCGCTGCGATCCTACTCATTATTCCGGGAGTATTCAGTGACCTTTTGGGTGTCATTGCATTTTTTTATTCACTTTATTTACAATTTATTGCTAAAATAACCCCCGAAGGAACAACACATTTTACAAAACAAGGAGATGATGATGTCATTGATGTCGAAATTATTGATGAGCACAGTCGTAGCGACCGTGACTCTTAGTGCAAATGCACAGCCAGATAACAAATTATTAGTTAAATATGTGAAGAGATCTGTGGTGAAAAATCCACAGGTGAAAGTTAACGGTGTAACCGTACTTGAGTCTAAAACAGATAAGAGATTACCTGGATGGACGATCTTGTTAACGACGATGGATCTGGAGTATCAGAAAAAAGAGATACATGCACCTGAAATGATGTTTGTGAAGGATGGACTCATCACAGGGCACTTAGTGAATCTAAAAACCGGAAATGATTACAGAGATGAGATCAAACCTAGTGTCCCTCAGAGCTATTATGATGATGCCCACCTGCTGTTTGGTAACAAGGATGCAGAGCATAAGATACTGATCTTCTCTGATCCTCAATGTCCGTTCTGTCAAGAAATAGTACCGGAGATATTTAAAGTATCTAAAGAGAACCCTGCAAAAATTGCAGTCTATTATTATCACCTGCCGTTACTTCGTATCCATCCTGTTTCAGATGTACTGACACGTGTGATGCATGTGGCACAACATGAAGGTAGAACAGATGTGGTTGAAAAGATCTATTCACTTAAGATTGACCCGAGAGAGACAGATATGACGAAGATACTAGCTGCAGTAAAAAGCCATACCGGTTACAGTGTCACAGCAGCACAGGTAGATGCTGAAGAGGTGAAAGCAGCCATGCAGGCAGATGAAATGGCCTCAAGTAAAATGATGGTCACAGGTACTCCTACTATCTATATAGATGGTGAGTGGGATAAAATGCGTAACGGGTATAAAACGCTCATAAAATAATGGAATTGGCGCTGCATGAGACTTTGTCTTATGCAGGGATAGACAAGGGTAACAGTGGAAAAATTAATTATAGCGACAAGAGCAAGTGCTCTTGCACTTTGGCAGGCATATCACATTAAAGAGAGGATCGAAACTTCCTTTCCGGAGATCACCGTAGAACTGAATGAAATTACCTCAAAAGGTGACAAGATACTGGACAAACCGCTTGCACTCATAGGGGGCAAGGGACACTTCACCAAAGAGCTTGAAGATGAGATGCTTGAAGGGAATGCAGATCTTGCAGTACATTCCCTTAAAGATGTACCTACTTACATTCCCGAAGGTTTGGAACTCTGTGCCATTACAGAACGTCAAGATCAGAGCGATGTCCTGCTATCACATACCTATCAAAGTCTGGATGACCTTCCTCAGGGTGCAGTGGTAGGAACCACAAGTCTAAGAAGACGTATGCAGCTGCTAGAGAAACGTCCGGATCTCGTGGTCAAAGAACTGAGAGGCAATGTCAACACAAGGCTCAGAAAGCTCAAAGAAGGAGAGTATGATGTGATCATACTTGCTTATATAGGACTGCATAGACTTGACCTGCTTAAAGATGTCCCTTTTGTTGAAAAATTGGATTTTTTCATCCCACCTATGGGACAGGCTGCGTTGGGTATCGAGATCGTAAGTAACAATGAGAGGGTTCGTGAAATAGCCATGACCTTGAATGATGAGAATTCTTATCTCTGTACAAAGTTGGAACGTGATTTTGTCTCAAAGATAGGTGCGGGGTGCTCTGCTCCTGTGGCTGTGAATGCAGTCATCACAGGTGATGATATCACGATTAAAGCGATGCTTGGATACCCGGATGGTACGAACATCATGCATAAATCATTGACAGCAAAGGTAGATGCATGTGATGCATTGGGACAACAGTTGGCTCTAGAGATGATCACTGAGGGTGCTCTGGAGATACTTGAAAAAGCAGAATCTATAGCATTTAAAGATGAAATGCCAGAGAGACTATAAGTAGAAAGTTGATAAATGCAAGACGTAGTACAATGGCTTAAAGAGTATGGTAATTTAAAGATCATCGAGGAACCGTTGGATGTGGAGCTTGAGATCCCACATGTGGCCTATGTGGAAGTCAAGACAGAGGATTCTCGTCCTATCCTTTTTACCAATCCTGTGAACAAAGCCAAAGGTATAGCGTATGATATGCCTGTACTGATGAACATCTTTGCCAACAAAGACCTGACGGAAAAGATCTTCGGCAAACATCCTGATGATGTAGCCAAAGGTATAGATGAACTGCTTAAGCTCAAACCACCTAAGGGATTCAAAGCCAAGTTGGCGATGCTTCCTAAACTCTTTTCACTTAAAAATGTCTTTCCCAAACGTTTAAAGTTCAAAGGAGAGTGTCAAGAGGTCATCATTCCTAAAGATGAGGTGGACTTGGACAGATTACCTATACTCAAGACCTGGGAAGAGGACGGTGGTCCCTTTATCACGATGGGACAGGTCTATACAAGGAGTCTGGACGGCGAAATGCAAAATCTCGGGATGTACCGACTGCAACAGTATGATAAAAAGAGACTGGGGATGCACTGGCAGATACATAAAGATGCTTCGCACTTCTTTGACCAGTACCAAAGAGCCGGTAAAAAAATGCCTGTAACCGTAGCCATAGGTGGTGACCCACTTTATATCTGGTGTGGACAGGCTCCCATGCCACATGGCATGTTTGAACTGTTACTCTATGGTTTTGTACGGAATAAAAATGCACAGCTGGTGAAGTCGATCACCAATGACATTTATATCCCCCGTGATGTAGATGTGGTCATAGAAGGTTTTGTGGATCCTGAAGTCATGGAGATAGAAGGGCCATTCGGTGACCATACGGGTTACTATACACTGAAAGAGCCGTTTCCTGTGATGGATGTAGAGACGATCACGATGAAAAAACATCCGGTATTTCAGGCAACAGTAGTAGGAAAACCGCCGTTGGAAGATAAGTATATGGGCTGGGCAACGGAACGTATCTTCCTGCCGATGCTTAAACCTATGGCTCCAGACCTGATAGACTATAATATGCCTGAAAACGGGGTCTTCCACAACCTGATATTGGCAAAGATGAAAACACTCTATAAGGGACATGCACAGCAGTTCATGCATGCATTTTGGGGAGTGGGTCAGATGAGCTTTGTCAAACATGCCATTTTTGTAGGAGAAGATGCCCCCGATCTTGAAGAGAGTCAAGCCCTGGCAGCACATATACTCAATCGGCTGGATCAGTGTAAGATCCTCATCACACAAGGTATCGTGGACCATCTTGACCATTCGTCCTCAGAACAGTTCGTCGGCGGGAAACTGGGTGTGGATGCAACAGGAGATGAAGTAGAAAACGGTGTAGAAGCGTTACTTTCAGATGAAGTGCTGCTTGATAAGATGCGAGAGATAAGCAGCAGTGTAGTAGGCCTGAAGCAGTACATGACAGAGACCAAAACACCGATCTGTGTGATCAGTGTGGATAAAAAAGAGTCCCAACGCAATCTCATTAAAAAACTTGAAGGACTTGAGAAGCATATCAAACTGCTTGTCATTGTGGATCATGCGAATAATGATCTGAATGATGCCTATATGCTCATTTGGCGTGTAGTGAACAATATAGACGCAGGAAGGGATGTCATACTTAAACCGTTCATAGCGATCGACGGGACGAATAAAAGTGAAGTGGACGGCTATGAAAGAGAATGGCCCGGAGATACTTTCTGTACGAAAGAGGTGCTTGACGGCCTTCAGGAAAAAGGGCTTATTGATATAGATGAGGCTTTTATTAAAAAATTCGGATTGCTGCCTTTTTAATTTAATTTCCTTTTAAAGATACTATGATAATATTTCCTTGTTAATAAAAATTATCAATAAGGAAATAACATGTTAGTAACAAAAAAAGCTCCAGACTTTACAGCAACAGCCGTACTTGCAGACGGTTCAATCGTAGACGATTTCAATCTTATGGAAAACCTAGGTGAAAAAGGTGCAGTACTTTTCTTCTACCCACTAGACTTTACTTTTGTATGTCCATCAGAGATCATCGCATTCTCTCATAGAGCTAAAGAGTTCAGAGAAAGAGGTATCAATGTGATCGGATGTTCTGTAGACTCTCAATTTTCTCACTTTGCCTGGAGAGAAACTCCAGTAAATGAAGGTGGGATCGGGAAAGTTGATATGCCATTGGTAGCAGACCTTAATAAGCAAATTGCTAGAGACTATGATGTTCTTCTTGATGACGCTGTAGCACTCAGAGGGTCTTTCCTTATTGATGCAGATGGTACTATCAGACATGCAGTGATCAACGACCTTCCGCTTGGTAGAAACATCGATGAGATGATCAGAATGGTAGATACAA is from Sulfurovum sp. TSL1 and encodes:
- a CDS encoding EAL domain-containing protein; this encodes MRKQYFDKFIFFLMALLIIFAVFLQITTVQSTEKLKKEEIDKAEQYASKIAKLILRQTDSNIEPILTNNPKFRDYLNESLQAFLTKQYQYIFVLKKDVKGNYRFLLDGSEEEPEEYKTIFFPKSELYDKVYTTQNMQIIEQHEGVEQIWLSLVYPIVSENETQALLVLDLSKSYGEHLNKFNSPLMTVVWMMQIFLLLSMFLLVFLAYRYYKIRKELIIDDLTSVYKKQYLQEFFEKNRLDDYNVMLLDIDEFKRVNQKFGYQFGDIILTEFTKTLLSTLSPGAILVRTGGAEFLVVSPKSEATVEKQAQKTFDKLKEKKYLIGNDIQYLTVSMSAMSIPEKSTSVQNIERLLDEKLLEVKSNGKNALAILSKEELSGINYSNVDYIKEALEEERLICLYQPIYETQTKKIKKYEALVRLIDKEDPKKLIIPLHFMKLVKGTSQYIKMSKLVFRDVFQTLKRYEDVEISVNVDLDDLDNADMMNLITHNLYEHRTIANRLTFEILEDHEVKDHGKVMFHLQQLKAFGSKIALDDFGSGYASYSYLIKLNIDILKIDGSIIKELEHRPDHAKTVISSIRGLAESFQYDLVAEFVADEYIYNIIKDLGIQYAQGYYLGEPKPIEWYMDKNH
- a CDS encoding polyprenyl synthetase family protein, encoding MLSAVERKIEQFIADLNDKEISGLYAQLPDGKRLRAKLILKIAGNSLSVVKTAAVVEMIHAASLLHDDVIDDAYTRRSKPSLNALYGNKTAIMLGDVLYSKGFLELNNISPDVAKMVSNAVVQLSLGELKDVSLSKTFNLDKDVYIDMIYQKTASLMEASAGAAALLAGKSKEAYMTYGRNLGIAFQMIDDLLDITSDSATLGKPALHDFEEGKTTLPYIYLYELLESDEKEKLRALHAKKLSADEQHWIKMKMQEHRVIQKSYQEAKTLIEEAITLMNEKGEDALSNIAMQMIERDF
- the hemA gene encoding glutamyl-tRNA reductase is translated as MYYQVMSFSHKNCDQGMREKLAFANDEEKIAMLNQLVEFEFIHEAFIVSTCNRVEIVLATRDNFSSYHTILGLMSQKSELNFYEIKSSGVRYDDEEAVQHIFSVVSSLDSLVIGESQITGQVKEAFMLSHQNGTAGRKLNRIISYAVKCAAEVRNATNISHNPISIASVAVAQAHKILGDSMAGTTAMVVGAGEMGVLATKHLLRAGCDVVMLGRDQEKIEALAETLGENVKAATMEKLPKYLNRYRLLFTATSAREPIITQDLIENDTLPRLWFDMAIPRDIEDMALEKLQLFRIDDLRTISQDNHALREEQAVRAAEIVERYKEEFYAWLRALSIEPVIKEMREQVNDAIDAEMKRALKKGFVPAEAEANMRKMAEQMFKRFLHEPTQNLRHSSTEKKNANCIESIKKMFNIDTDNIDLKQYKNDHHTKGYNA
- the proS gene encoding proline--tRNA ligase: MRFSRLLIPTTKETPNDATLASHIYLIRGGFIQSVGGSGLYNFLPLGKKILDKVHAVVKEELDKAGCQEVSLSFVTPAALWEESGRLEKYGKELLRFKDRKENDFILGPTHEEMMVNLVRQTVKSYKQLPLNVYQINLKFRDEIRPRFGLMRGREFLMKDAYSFHTSTEDMQREFALMEETYKKIFTRLGLEFRVVDADSGAIGGSGSKEFMVLADSGEDTIVVCNDCDYGANIEAAVAKPKVYDASTEIKIIAMKALYDEGVSKVVHFALPASVELQDVKACNAVNANDLVEYEETAAIETLVVDAALEGVDDLTAAEKCYADISAVQEGDACACCGGSLRYTKGIEAGHIFQLGTRYSEPLAANFLDENGKSQPMVMGTYGIGVSRLLAAIIEQNHDEKGCIWTKESAPFDLQIIVSNIKDEEQVALGEQLYEAMLAKGVDVLLDDRKDRFGAKIKDYELIGVPHAVIIGKKLAEDTVEFMTRDGMVKEEVSVDYIVDFLAERF
- a CDS encoding FxsA family protein gives rise to the protein MIFLIIPFALIELYLSLKTGETIGFFWSVVWIVLSFALGMMLLQKSSQTMMGNMQSMRQGKLDLRRFQNASMSYFIAAILLIIPGVFSDLLGVIAFFYSLYLQFIAKITPEGTTHFTKQGDDDVIDVEIIDEHSRSDRDS
- a CDS encoding thioredoxin domain-containing protein, whose amino-acid sequence is MSLMSKLLMSTVVATVTLSANAQPDNKLLVKYVKRSVVKNPQVKVNGVTVLESKTDKRLPGWTILLTTMDLEYQKKEIHAPEMMFVKDGLITGHLVNLKTGNDYRDEIKPSVPQSYYDDAHLLFGNKDAEHKILIFSDPQCPFCQEIVPEIFKVSKENPAKIAVYYYHLPLLRIHPVSDVLTRVMHVAQHEGRTDVVEKIYSLKIDPRETDMTKILAAVKSHTGYSVTAAQVDAEEVKAAMQADEMASSKMMVTGTPTIYIDGEWDKMRNGYKTLIK
- the hemC gene encoding hydroxymethylbilane synthase, which produces MEKLIIATRASALALWQAYHIKERIETSFPEITVELNEITSKGDKILDKPLALIGGKGHFTKELEDEMLEGNADLAVHSLKDVPTYIPEGLELCAITERQDQSDVLLSHTYQSLDDLPQGAVVGTTSLRRRMQLLEKRPDLVVKELRGNVNTRLRKLKEGEYDVIILAYIGLHRLDLLKDVPFVEKLDFFIPPMGQAALGIEIVSNNERVREIAMTLNDENSYLCTKLERDFVSKIGAGCSAPVAVNAVITGDDITIKAMLGYPDGTNIMHKSLTAKVDACDALGQQLALEMITEGALEILEKAESIAFKDEMPERL
- a CDS encoding menaquinone biosynthesis decarboxylase; protein product: MQDVVQWLKEYGNLKIIEEPLDVELEIPHVAYVEVKTEDSRPILFTNPVNKAKGIAYDMPVLMNIFANKDLTEKIFGKHPDDVAKGIDELLKLKPPKGFKAKLAMLPKLFSLKNVFPKRLKFKGECQEVIIPKDEVDLDRLPILKTWEEDGGPFITMGQVYTRSLDGEMQNLGMYRLQQYDKKRLGMHWQIHKDASHFFDQYQRAGKKMPVTVAIGGDPLYIWCGQAPMPHGMFELLLYGFVRNKNAQLVKSITNDIYIPRDVDVVIEGFVDPEVMEIEGPFGDHTGYYTLKEPFPVMDVETITMKKHPVFQATVVGKPPLEDKYMGWATERIFLPMLKPMAPDLIDYNMPENGVFHNLILAKMKTLYKGHAQQFMHAFWGVGQMSFVKHAIFVGEDAPDLEESQALAAHILNRLDQCKILITQGIVDHLDHSSSEQFVGGKLGVDATGDEVENGVEALLSDEVLLDKMREISSSVVGLKQYMTETKTPICVISVDKKESQRNLIKKLEGLEKHIKLLVIVDHANNDLNDAYMLIWRVVNNIDAGRDVILKPFIAIDGTNKSEVDGYEREWPGDTFCTKEVLDGLQEKGLIDIDEAFIKKFGLLPF
- a CDS encoding peroxiredoxin; protein product: MLVTKKAPDFTATAVLADGSIVDDFNLMENLGEKGAVLFFYPLDFTFVCPSEIIAFSHRAKEFRERGINVIGCSVDSQFSHFAWRETPVNEGGIGKVDMPLVADLNKQIARDYDVLLDDAVALRGSFLIDADGTIRHAVINDLPLGRNIDEMIRMVDTMLFTNEHGEVCPAGWQKGDEGMKADTAGVAEYLAKHEGDL